A genome region from Deltaproteobacteria bacterium includes the following:
- the uvrA gene encoding excinuclease ABC subunit UvrA, with protein sequence MKFIHIWGIKQNNLKNIEVKIPLGKLTVVCGPSGSGKSSLAFETLFAEGQRRFIESMSNYTKQFLNKAPKPDIEGINNIPPAICIEQKNSVKNSRSTVGTTTELVDYFRLLFEKLGNPYCPTHLIPTEKQSVSQATDLVLNKFAGQRGYVLTEMDSAHRALEGKKLHSFLLKEGFLRIFIPETKDNKKISPHSSESFLGKIVDLSDPVVIKKGIPSKTFYVVIDRMEFVNAEKARLADSLTQAYESYSKLNNYGPYKRAKVVTTEGKILNLSEESCCGVCGYTPPPLQSRLFSFNSPVGACPTCKGFGNILKLDRAKVIPNPKLSIQDGALHPFTMPSASSDRKELLLFCKKKKIPLNQPWESLSSDHQSLIWQGTSDFMGVEGLFKMLESIKYKMHVRVFISRYRSPSLCSECGGARLRKEVQHIFFKGKNINDFSKMTIENLFKFFKSLELTSFEFEIVQEAFKQIQSRLDYLMRVGVHYLTLNRETRTLSGGEYQRLMLANQLGSGLSQTLYVLDEPTVGLHPRDNDRLISILKDLKNLGNTLVIVEHDHDVIQNSDYIIEMGPGSGFQGGKVLYSGETKDFFNFPESVTAVYVNPDKKISESTQKRPIQIDSIKYKLTLKGARGNNLKNINVTIPLNRLVVVTGVSGSGKSTLISKTLYPLLARNLDIEFLNAQDCDSIEGTENLKNVILIDQSSIGKSARSSPITYIKSFDTIRTLFSQIQEAKFRGYTPGTFSLNVDGGRCPACKGTGYEEIDMQFMDNVIIPCDVCDGKKFRQEILEILYKGKNIHDVLSMTVAEGMDFFVAHPNIRKSLSVLKEVGLDYLRLGQPSSSLSGGESQRLKIAKELAEVNQKATLYILDEPTTGLHFREIDLLMKVLNQLVDSGGSVLVVEHNLDVIRNADHIIDLGPDAGEQGGKVVIQGTLEQIINEKNSLTGQYLKKYLDSGFVTK encoded by the coding sequence ATGAAATTCATCCATATTTGGGGAATCAAACAAAACAACCTCAAAAATATTGAGGTTAAGATTCCCCTCGGCAAGTTAACTGTTGTTTGTGGGCCATCCGGTTCAGGAAAAAGCTCCTTAGCTTTTGAAACTTTGTTTGCAGAAGGACAAAGACGTTTTATTGAGAGCATGTCCAATTATACTAAACAGTTTTTAAATAAAGCCCCAAAGCCTGATATTGAGGGAATCAATAATATTCCACCAGCAATTTGTATTGAACAAAAAAATTCAGTTAAAAACAGTAGGTCTACGGTGGGAACCACGACTGAATTGGTGGATTATTTCAGACTCCTTTTTGAAAAACTAGGAAACCCTTATTGCCCAACCCACCTCATTCCAACAGAAAAGCAAAGTGTGTCTCAGGCGACAGACCTTGTTTTAAATAAGTTTGCGGGACAAAGGGGTTATGTTCTTACCGAAATGGATAGCGCCCATCGCGCTCTCGAAGGAAAGAAACTGCATTCTTTTTTATTGAAGGAAGGATTCCTTAGAATTTTTATTCCGGAAACTAAAGATAATAAAAAGATATCTCCTCATTCTTCAGAATCTTTTTTAGGAAAAATTGTCGACTTATCAGATCCTGTGGTGATTAAAAAAGGTATTCCCAGTAAAACCTTTTATGTTGTCATTGATCGAATGGAATTTGTGAATGCAGAAAAAGCAAGACTTGCCGATTCTTTAACTCAAGCCTATGAGTCTTATTCTAAACTTAATAATTATGGTCCCTACAAGCGAGCCAAAGTGGTCACGACGGAGGGTAAGATCTTAAATTTAAGTGAAGAGTCTTGTTGTGGGGTTTGCGGGTACACGCCACCACCATTGCAATCCAGATTGTTTAGTTTTAATTCTCCGGTCGGGGCCTGTCCCACCTGTAAGGGTTTTGGAAATATTTTAAAACTAGATAGGGCCAAAGTGATTCCCAATCCAAAGCTGTCAATTCAAGATGGGGCCTTACATCCCTTTACAATGCCAAGTGCTTCTAGTGACCGCAAAGAATTATTATTATTTTGTAAGAAAAAAAAGATCCCTCTAAATCAACCTTGGGAATCACTTTCTAGTGATCATCAAAGTTTAATTTGGCAAGGAACTTCTGATTTTATGGGAGTTGAAGGTCTTTTTAAAATGCTTGAAAGTATAAAATATAAAATGCATGTGAGAGTCTTTATCTCTAGATACCGATCGCCCTCTCTCTGTTCTGAATGCGGTGGGGCCAGGTTACGAAAGGAAGTCCAGCATATTTTTTTTAAAGGTAAAAATATTAACGATTTTTCAAAAATGACTATTGAAAACTTATTTAAGTTTTTTAAAAGCTTAGAGTTAACTAGTTTCGAATTTGAAATCGTTCAAGAAGCATTTAAACAAATTCAATCAAGACTTGATTATTTAATGAGAGTCGGAGTTCATTATTTGACATTAAATCGTGAAACGCGAACCTTGTCTGGAGGTGAGTATCAAAGGCTTATGTTGGCCAATCAATTAGGGTCAGGATTGTCTCAGACTTTGTATGTATTGGATGAGCCGACAGTGGGTCTTCATCCCAGAGATAATGATCGATTGATTTCTATTCTAAAAGACTTAAAAAACTTAGGTAATACCTTAGTCATAGTAGAGCATGATCATGATGTGATTCAGAACAGTGATTATATCATTGAAATGGGCCCTGGATCGGGATTCCAAGGTGGGAAAGTTTTGTATTCAGGCGAGACCAAAGATTTTTTTAATTTTCCTGAATCTGTAACTGCAGTTTATGTAAATCCTGATAAAAAAATATCAGAATCAACACAAAAACGACCTATACAAATAGATTCCATAAAGTACAAATTGACTTTGAAAGGGGCCAGAGGAAATAACTTAAAAAATATAAATGTCACCATTCCCCTTAATCGTCTCGTTGTCGTGACTGGAGTCAGTGGTTCGGGTAAGTCGACATTAATTTCTAAAACCCTGTATCCTCTTCTTGCTAGAAATTTAGATATCGAGTTTTTAAACGCCCAAGACTGTGATTCCATCGAAGGAACTGAAAATTTAAAAAACGTCATTTTAATAGACCAATCGTCTATAGGAAAGTCGGCAAGAAGCTCGCCAATTACCTATATTAAATCCTTTGATACGATTCGGACTTTATTCTCGCAAATACAAGAAGCAAAGTTTCGCGGCTATACTCCTGGGACCTTCAGTCTTAATGTTGATGGAGGACGCTGTCCCGCCTGCAAGGGAACTGGATATGAAGAAATTGATATGCAGTTTATGGATAATGTCATTATCCCCTGTGATGTTTGTGATGGCAAAAAATTCCGGCAAGAAATTCTAGAAATATTATATAAAGGTAAAAACATTCATGATGTCTTAAGTATGACGGTTGCCGAAGGTATGGATTTTTTCGTGGCTCATCCAAACATAAGGAAATCTTTATCCGTTCTTAAAGAGGTAGGTCTTGATTATTTAAGACTAGGGCAGCCTTCCAGTAGTTTAAGCGGTGGAGAATCACAAAGATTAAAAATTGCCAAAGAACTAGCTGAAGTAAATCAAAAAGCCACTTTATATATATTAGATGAGCCGACAACAGGCTTACATTTTAGAGAAATTGACCTTTTAATGAAGGTGCTTAACCAACTTGTTGACTCTGGGGGGAGTGTCCTCGTTGTCGAACATAATCTAGATGTGATACGTAATGCCGACCACATTATTGATCTGGGGCCTGATGCTGGAGAACAGGGTGGGAAAGTCGTTATTCAAGGTACTTTGGAACAAATTATCAATGAAAAAAACAGCCTTACAGGGCAATATTTGAAAAAATACTTAGACTCTGGATTCGTGACGAAGTAG
- a CDS encoding phosphatase PAP2 family protein translates to MLDWIWQMDLGLFHFINSSLSNNYFDIFFPFITDLHKSIYFMITVYPLVLFAFLWKFKKKGLLIFLCFILTLGTTDLVGNWVFKKQFQRARPGDNTSIQVHVRSPYGGYSFVSNHAANMFAFALAMSFLFPVGRVLFYLLAVLIAFSRVYNGVHYPSDVILGAILGLAMASVYILILKKWIFYSKKVIE, encoded by the coding sequence ATGTTGGATTGGATATGGCAAATGGACCTTGGTCTATTTCATTTTATAAATAGTTCTCTATCAAATAATTATTTTGATATTTTTTTTCCTTTTATTACGGATTTACACAAGAGTATTTATTTTATGATTACGGTCTATCCTTTGGTCCTGTTTGCCTTTCTATGGAAGTTTAAGAAAAAAGGCCTGCTCATTTTTTTATGTTTTATTTTAACCCTAGGCACGACAGATTTAGTGGGGAATTGGGTATTCAAAAAACAATTTCAAAGAGCCAGACCCGGAGACAATACCTCAATTCAAGTCCATGTACGATCCCCATACGGAGGTTACAGTTTTGTTTCAAACCATGCCGCAAATATGTTTGCTTTTGCTTTGGCTATGAGTTTTTTATTTCCGGTAGGAAGAGTTTTATTTTATTTATTAGCCGTTCTGATCGCATTTAGTCGAGTCTACAATGGTGTTCATTATCCATCGGATGTGATTTTAGGAGCTATTTTAGGGTTAGCCATGGCTTCGGTTTATATTTTAATTCTTAAAAAGTGGATTTTTTATTCAAAAAAGGTGATTGAATGA
- the mtgA gene encoding monofunctional biosynthetic peptidoglycan transglycosylase, whose protein sequence is MTLTFFTFWVISLIPSRKDLMSCFTTKMYEVRLCPGSLNYVPLSQISKYVQKAIILSEDSLFYQHKGFDWQSIEKSAKENLTKGKIKRGGSTITQQLAKNLYLTKEKSLIRKLAEAFITLQIEKNLTKKEILEKYLNVIEFGKNIYGIKAAAEYYFNKKPSELDVIESSFLAMLLPNPIKYSKSFKNNQLTPFAYARVKTIIENLYNYQRIEEQEYQIAMSRLETFLSDTDSDSKLDSEVESDSENKSDEDADLL, encoded by the coding sequence ATGACTCTAACATTTTTTACTTTTTGGGTCATTTCACTAATTCCCAGTCGTAAAGATTTGATGAGCTGTTTTACAACCAAGATGTATGAAGTTAGGTTGTGTCCTGGATCATTAAATTATGTGCCCCTCTCTCAAATTTCAAAATACGTGCAAAAGGCAATCATCCTTTCTGAAGATTCCCTGTTCTATCAGCATAAAGGGTTTGATTGGCAATCCATAGAAAAATCAGCTAAGGAAAATTTAACAAAAGGTAAAATTAAAAGAGGGGGATCGACGATCACCCAACAATTAGCAAAAAATCTATATTTAACGAAAGAGAAGTCTCTAATTAGAAAGTTAGCGGAAGCATTTATCACTTTACAAATTGAAAAGAATCTCACCAAAAAAGAAATATTAGAAAAATATCTCAATGTGATAGAGTTTGGAAAAAACATATATGGAATCAAGGCCGCGGCAGAATATTATTTTAATAAGAAGCCATCTGAACTTGATGTCATAGAGAGTTCATTTTTGGCAATGTTGCTGCCAAATCCAATAAAATATTCGAAGTCATTTAAAAATAATCAATTAACACCATTTGCCTACGCACGAGTTAAAACCATTATTGAAAATTTATATAATTATCAACGGATTGAAGAGCAAGAATATCAAATTGCTATGAGTCGTTTAGAAACATTTTTATCAGATACGGATTCTGACTCTAAACTAGATTCAGAAGTTGAATCGGATTCTGAAAACAAATCAGATGAGGACGCTGACTTACTTTAA
- a CDS encoding ABC transporter ATP-binding protein: MYPTLLRILSEIKPHKKKLLVIAFTGILYSAVYARLALILKDINDSFQSGNQHRVAEIGLIAISMAIIVAVSRYIHIFTMNYVAEIITNVFRLKLQKKFMQLSLSFHGQYGSGSGGLLSRIINDIKVIQDGLRMVADLFREPLLAILLLGNLFYLNWKLTLIILTLLPFILVFLKQISKSLRKYVIFGQENLEKITSIIKESLDGVRIIQSFNLEKTMSDKLQTQTNEYLEIRKKVHSRIEIMGPVTELVATALILSIFFYFSIEVAKGNTTTGAVLAYITSLLMINQPIKKLQESYVRIQETVVAADRVFEILDNTHTVVEAKSPKPFPSDWKKIIYKNVSFKYGKELVLKNINLEIERGQSIAFVGESGSGKSTIVNLLERFYDPSEGQIFIDNININDFDLKDLRANIALVSQEVFLFSDTIENNIHSGDFTKAKLEIESKAKHANAHDFIMKMPMGYQSAAGDRGALLSGGEKQRVSLARAFFKNASILILDEATSALDSSSEKEVQKGIDELMKGRTSIVVAHRLSTIQNCDCIYVIQNGNIVEQGNFSELVKNENQFTKFYHLQS, encoded by the coding sequence ATGTACCCAACACTGCTTCGTATTTTATCGGAAATAAAACCTCATAAAAAAAAGTTACTAGTTATTGCCTTCACTGGAATTCTCTATTCGGCTGTGTATGCAAGGCTGGCACTCATTCTAAAAGATATCAATGATAGTTTTCAATCTGGAAATCAACATCGAGTCGCTGAAATTGGATTGATTGCTATTTCTATGGCGATTATCGTTGCTGTGAGCAGATATATTCATATTTTTACAATGAACTATGTTGCTGAAATAATTACAAATGTTTTTCGGTTAAAGTTGCAAAAAAAATTCATGCAATTGAGTCTTTCTTTTCATGGCCAATATGGATCTGGGTCTGGTGGCTTACTTAGTCGTATTATCAATGATATCAAGGTGATTCAAGATGGATTAAGAATGGTAGCTGATTTATTTCGCGAACCTTTGTTAGCTATCTTGTTATTAGGAAATCTGTTTTATTTAAATTGGAAATTAACTCTTATTATTTTAACATTGTTGCCTTTTATTCTTGTTTTCTTAAAACAAATTTCTAAGAGTTTAAGAAAATATGTCATTTTTGGCCAAGAAAATTTAGAAAAAATAACCTCAATTATCAAAGAATCCTTAGATGGTGTTAGAATCATTCAAAGTTTCAATCTTGAAAAAACAATGTCAGATAAATTGCAGACTCAAACAAATGAATACTTAGAAATCAGAAAAAAAGTTCATTCAAGAATTGAGATCATGGGGCCGGTCACAGAGCTAGTGGCTACGGCCTTGATTTTATCCATTTTCTTTTATTTTAGTATTGAGGTGGCAAAAGGAAATACAACAACGGGGGCAGTGCTTGCTTACATCACTTCTTTGCTGATGATTAATCAACCCATAAAAAAACTGCAGGAAAGCTATGTTCGAATTCAAGAAACTGTGGTTGCGGCAGATAGAGTATTTGAAATTTTAGATAACACCCATACAGTTGTCGAAGCCAAAAGCCCTAAACCGTTTCCAAGTGATTGGAAAAAAATCATCTATAAAAATGTCTCGTTTAAATATGGCAAGGAATTGGTGTTAAAAAATATCAATTTAGAGATTGAAAGAGGGCAGTCTATTGCCTTTGTGGGTGAAAGTGGGAGTGGGAAATCAACAATTGTAAATTTGCTTGAAAGGTTTTATGACCCTTCGGAAGGTCAAATTTTTATTGATAATATAAATATCAATGACTTTGATTTAAAAGATTTAAGAGCGAATATAGCTCTTGTTTCCCAGGAGGTATTTTTGTTCAGTGACACCATTGAAAACAATATTCATTCTGGTGATTTTACTAAAGCTAAGTTGGAGATTGAAAGTAAAGCCAAACATGCAAATGCTCATGATTTTATAATGAAAATGCCAATGGGATATCAAAGCGCAGCCGGAGATCGAGGGGCTCTCTTATCAGGTGGAGAAAAACAACGTGTGAGTTTGGCGAGAGCCTTCTTTAAAAATGCCTCTATTTTAATTTTGGATGAGGCAACGAGTGCCCTGGACTCTTCAAGTGAAAAAGAAGTACAAAAAGGAATTGATGAGCTGATGAAGGGAAGAACGAGCATCGTTGTTGCTCACCGATTATCAACCATACAGAACTGTGATTGTATCTATGTGATACAAAATGGAAATATTGTTGAACAGGGAAACTTTAGTGAACTTGTTAAAAATGAAAACCAGTTCACTAAATTCTATCATTTGCAAAGCTAG
- a CDS encoding OmpA family protein produces the protein MIRKNPRQDHHENSERWLISYADFITLLFAFFVVMYATSTNNIEKQKEFESSVRDNLHLAQKTNPSESGSASTISESLHELNHPIDNFPNNGSPREIKDYLQRKIDNSSDKLIKNSLTSLKHEWFGVRMSLASSSFFTPGSYKLKMSSLKLIDEIVKNLEKSKHKIIIEGHTDNIPIINSMIESNWELSSLRATTVVRYLLKYHHMDPTQLTAAAYADTRPLVPNDSEENRSKNRRIDFLVISDEKINKQGF, from the coding sequence ATGATAAGAAAGAATCCCAGGCAAGATCATCATGAAAATAGTGAACGATGGTTGATTTCCTATGCTGATTTTATCACTCTCTTGTTTGCTTTTTTTGTTGTTATGTATGCCACGTCTACAAATAATATAGAGAAGCAAAAAGAATTTGAGAGTTCTGTTCGGGACAATCTTCACCTTGCACAAAAAACTAATCCTTCAGAGTCTGGAAGCGCTTCAACAATTTCAGAATCACTTCATGAACTAAATCATCCCATTGATAATTTTCCAAATAATGGAAGTCCAAGGGAAATTAAAGATTATCTACAAAGAAAAATCGACAATTCAAGTGATAAGCTAATCAAAAACAGTCTGACGTCCTTAAAACATGAATGGTTTGGCGTCCGAATGAGTCTTGCCTCCTCTTCATTTTTTACTCCTGGTTCTTATAAGCTAAAGATGTCTTCCTTAAAACTCATTGATGAAATTGTAAAAAATTTAGAAAAATCCAAACATAAAATTATTATCGAAGGACACACCGACAATATTCCTATCATCAACAGCATGATCGAAAGTAACTGGGAACTTTCCAGCCTGAGGGCCACCACCGTGGTAAGATACTTGCTCAAATATCACCACATGGATCCAACTCAACTAACTGCGGCCGCCTATGCTGACACTAGACCTTTGGTACCAAATGACTCTGAAGAAAACAGGTCTAAGAACAGAAGGATCGATTTTTTAGTCATTTCCGATGAGAAAATCAACAAACAGGGTTTTTGA
- a CDS encoding SDR family NAD(P)-dependent oxidoreductase translates to MKVLVTGANGFLGAHLCHKLIQEQMQVCGLIRNTSDLSDLKKNNEMQFLRGDVTDQESLDRALAELKPEIIFHLAGYVGYKKSERDLMEKVNVQGTQNLLDSMIKNNIRKIIHVSSVVAVGAGFTKDEILNEESEYNLTHLDLGYFETKRKAEFLVKEKTKLNQIESVILNPSTIYGSADAKKGSRKTQLKVAKGKFKFYTSGGVSIISVEDVIEGIYQGMRKGRNGERYILSGDNITIKSLFEKIAAFAKVSPPKYFLPDCVVHSLGFVGDQLSSLGFKDTISRENAWSATLFHWFSNEKAKKELGIKFKGADYGIKQSVDWMRDQHWI, encoded by the coding sequence ATGAAGGTGTTAGTAACTGGTGCCAACGGTTTTTTGGGTGCTCATTTATGCCATAAGTTAATTCAAGAACAAATGCAGGTTTGTGGACTCATACGAAATACGAGTGACCTCTCCGATTTAAAAAAGAATAACGAAATGCAATTTTTGAGAGGTGATGTAACTGACCAAGAAAGTTTGGATAGGGCTTTGGCTGAACTCAAACCAGAAATAATTTTTCATTTAGCTGGGTATGTGGGGTATAAAAAATCTGAAAGAGATCTTATGGAAAAGGTCAATGTTCAGGGAACGCAAAATTTATTAGATTCAATGATTAAAAATAATATAAGAAAAATAATTCATGTTTCTTCTGTTGTTGCTGTTGGAGCTGGTTTTACAAAAGATGAAATTCTAAATGAGGAATCTGAGTACAATCTAACTCACTTGGATTTAGGTTATTTTGAAACCAAAAGAAAAGCAGAATTTTTGGTTAAAGAGAAAACAAAATTAAATCAGATTGAGAGTGTTATTCTTAATCCATCTACAATCTATGGCTCAGCTGACGCTAAAAAAGGAAGCCGAAAAACTCAGCTTAAAGTAGCCAAAGGAAAATTTAAATTTTATACCTCTGGAGGGGTAAGTATTATTTCCGTTGAAGATGTTATTGAGGGAATTTATCAAGGAATGCGGAAGGGGCGAAATGGAGAAAGATATATTCTTTCTGGAGATAATATCACTATAAAGTCTTTATTTGAAAAAATTGCCGCCTTTGCCAAGGTTTCTCCGCCAAAGTATTTTCTTCCTGACTGTGTTGTGCATTCTCTGGGTTTTGTAGGAGACCAATTAAGTTCATTAGGGTTTAAGGATACGATAAGCCGTGAAAACGCATGGTCTGCCACGCTATTTCACTGGTTTAGTAATGAGAAGGCTAAAAAAGAATTGGGGATCAAGTTCAAGGGCGCTGATTACGGCATTAAACAAAGTGTCGATTGGATGAGAGATCAACACTGGATATGA
- a CDS encoding LysR family transcriptional regulator yields MTLINPYHLKYFVDAVELGSISASAQRNLVSHPAVSRAISAIEAHYKIRLLEHRKKSFEVTAEGYKLSRAANELLKTIKQFESHISESTNSVTGSVTIGMSRSIGQAFLGKFIDKIRKKYPEVFIEIRFGTTSELVDKLLQGDLDLAITVGKQTMPTLNQRILKKGKFVLIQSGNRADASHDIKNLIMTEPKFETELLKKSYYKNFKQLLNPNLVVGSWDMIVSLVADGQGIGLVPDLVLTRESKIKILNQNWFQCPYEIVLNQKSDRHKNISQKVVAETIFSFLS; encoded by the coding sequence ATGACACTTATAAATCCATATCATCTGAAATATTTTGTTGACGCGGTTGAGCTTGGAAGTATTAGCGCCTCTGCCCAAAGAAATCTGGTAAGTCACCCAGCCGTGAGTAGAGCCATCAGCGCCATTGAAGCCCATTACAAAATTCGCCTATTAGAGCATAGAAAAAAATCATTCGAAGTGACTGCCGAAGGTTACAAACTGTCCAGAGCAGCTAATGAATTGCTAAAAACAATAAAACAGTTTGAAAGCCATATTTCGGAAAGTACAAATTCAGTCACGGGAAGTGTAACCATTGGAATGTCGAGATCCATAGGACAAGCGTTCCTTGGAAAATTCATCGATAAAATAAGAAAAAAATATCCCGAAGTATTTATAGAGATTCGATTTGGAACCACCTCCGAACTGGTCGATAAATTATTGCAAGGTGATCTAGACCTCGCCATTACGGTTGGAAAACAAACAATGCCAACTCTAAACCAAAGAATTCTAAAAAAGGGAAAATTTGTCCTCATTCAATCAGGCAATCGAGCAGACGCCAGTCATGACATCAAAAATCTCATAATGACTGAACCAAAGTTTGAAACAGAGTTGCTTAAAAAATCATACTATAAAAATTTTAAACAACTTTTGAATCCAAACCTTGTCGTAGGAAGTTGGGACATGATTGTGAGCTTAGTTGCCGATGGCCAAGGAATTGGTTTGGTGCCAGATCTTGTTTTGACTAGAGAAAGTAAAATCAAAATTCTTAACCAAAATTGGTTTCAGTGTCCCTATGAAATAGTTTTGAATCAAAAAAGTGATAGGCATAAGAATATAAGTCAAAAAGTGGTAGCCGAAACAATATTTAGCTTTTTGTCTTAA
- a CDS encoding ABC transporter permease, whose protein sequence is MGDSYRFIWFRNFLQFKRTILVSLFWVILEPLMYLGAIGFGVGSYINNINGQNYVDFFFPGLLCSTAMMVPFFEGTYTNYTKLTYQKLYSHMLLTKMTPQEIVLGEILWSTSKGFFGIIGLSFVALIMGLVQDWKFIFVLWVLLLTSFLFSSVAMLITSLAKNYDSFIYATSGFIIPMTLISGIYFPVSQQPFILQILAYLLPLSHSVELCRTILSGKINLVFYLHLFYLMFTSYAFLNLSIYKISKKILK, encoded by the coding sequence ATGGGTGATAGCTACAGATTTATCTGGTTCAGAAACTTCCTTCAGTTTAAAAGAACTATTCTAGTTAGTTTATTTTGGGTCATTCTTGAACCTTTAATGTATCTTGGTGCCATTGGTTTTGGAGTTGGATCCTATATTAATAATATTAACGGGCAAAACTATGTTGATTTTTTCTTCCCAGGACTTTTATGTTCGACAGCCATGATGGTTCCTTTTTTTGAAGGTACTTACACCAATTACACGAAACTTACTTATCAAAAGCTCTACAGTCACATGCTTCTAACAAAAATGACCCCCCAAGAAATCGTCCTTGGAGAAATTTTGTGGTCCACAAGTAAGGGTTTTTTTGGAATTATTGGTTTATCCTTTGTTGCCTTAATTATGGGCCTTGTCCAAGACTGGAAATTTATTTTTGTTCTATGGGTCTTGCTCTTAACGAGTTTTCTCTTTAGCAGTGTCGCTATGTTAATTACTTCTTTAGCAAAAAACTATGACTCTTTTATTTACGCCACTAGTGGCTTTATTATTCCAATGACCCTAATCTCTGGCATCTATTTTCCTGTTTCTCAGCAACCTTTTATTTTGCAAATTCTCGCCTATTTGCTCCCACTGTCTCACAGTGTGGAATTATGTCGAACAATTTTATCTGGAAAAATCAATCTTGTTTTTTATCTTCATTTATTTTACTTGATGTTTACTTCTTATGCTTTTTTAAATCTAAGCATCTATAAAATTTCAAAAAAAATATTAAAGTAA
- a CDS encoding flagellar motor protein has product MIVRPVYDTLLSMELSTLIGLIIGIGGIFIGNLLEGGHTNSLMQFTAGFIVLTGTLGATMVSSKQSHFKLGFLLLAELFKDSSKSDFEFKETLQEIVDCTKIAKRDSLMALESKVGKVKNPFFKKILSNVVDGIDIQITRDTFYAEIDSEEETLLAGAKIWQDAGGFAPTIGILGAVLGLIHVMGNLSDTAKLGEGIAVAFVATIYGVGFANLVFLPFANKLKNYIHERINNKKIVLEGALLISSGLSSTIVDQRLKAYVNGKSMSL; this is encoded by the coding sequence ATGATTGTCAGGCCTGTTTATGACACACTTTTAAGTATGGAATTAAGTACCCTTATCGGGTTAATCATTGGCATTGGTGGCATATTCATAGGCAACCTTTTAGAAGGTGGTCACACCAATTCTTTAATGCAATTTACAGCTGGTTTTATCGTCCTTACGGGCACCCTCGGTGCCACAATGGTGTCATCAAAACAAAGTCATTTTAAATTGGGATTTCTTTTATTGGCAGAACTCTTCAAAGACTCTTCAAAGTCAGACTTTGAATTTAAAGAGACTTTGCAAGAGATTGTTGACTGCACAAAAATTGCTAAACGTGATTCCCTTATGGCCTTAGAATCCAAGGTCGGAAAAGTCAAAAATCCCTTTTTTAAAAAAATTTTGAGCAATGTGGTCGATGGTATCGATATTCAAATTACCCGTGACACCTTTTATGCAGAAATCGATAGCGAAGAAGAAACCTTACTTGCTGGCGCCAAAATCTGGCAGGATGCTGGAGGATTTGCTCCAACAATAGGTATACTTGGCGCGGTGCTCGGTTTGATTCATGTGATGGGAAATTTATCCGATACAGCAAAACTGGGTGAAGGAATCGCCGTTGCTTTTGTGGCAACAATTTATGGGGTAGGTTTTGCCAACCTTGTATTCCTCCCTTTTGCAAATAAACTCAAAAATTATATCCACGAACGAATTAACAATAAAAAAATAGTCTTAGAAGGAGCCCTACTTATCTCCTCTGGCCTCAGCTCCACGATTGTCGATCAAAGACTTAAGGCCTATGTGAATGGAAAATCAATGTCCCTATGA